The Verrucomicrobiota bacterium DNA segment GTAATGGATGGATAGGAACAAAAGAAAAAGCAAAATAACCACGGAAGGATCGGAAGTGCCGTTGCCTCGAATCTGCCAGGCAAACCCCCAAAGCAGCGCCCCCATCAGAATGGTTAAAAACCTATTCTCTTTTGGGTTGAAAGCGGATGGTTGTGTTTGAGTGGTAGTCATTGGAAAACATTCCGGTTGACGTCCGCGCTCATCCGCGGGGGTCCCCACTCTTTTTCAAGAACGCGCTGAAGTCGTCCAAGGTTCCCTCGAAAAAGATGATTTCTCCGTGAATCGAAGCCTTTGCTCCGGGGACCAGGTCGGGGAATTTCGGATCCGAGTGCATGCAGGGATGCCGCGGGTTGCAGACCAACGAGAAACCGTCCTTGAGCCAGGTGAAAGCGACCAGCCGTTTGCTCTCGTTCGAGACGGTCGCCATTATGGACCAGTCCGCCAGCGCCCGTCCCGTCCGCCAGCCCAGCCGGTACCGGCCCGCCTCCACTTTGGCCTCGTTCGCCTTGGGATACGATTGCCAGCCGAGGTCGGGCAGATGGACAAATTTGTTCTCGTTGGTGAAATCCGCAAATTCCTTGATCGTGCGCAGATACAGACAAGTTTGCAGCTTGATGTCGGTCAGGGGTTCTTGGCTGCCGTTCTCAATGTGGAGTTCCAGCCCAACCGTCGTATCGAACTTGCGCACCACGCTCCCGCCAAAACTGACGCCTTTCGGCAGACGTCGTTCAAAGGCCAGGCCGTTGGAAATCTCCTGCCAGGGCACCGCCGGCAAATCCGGGAAGACACCGGGGAACTTTGGATTCACATGGCTCAGAAAAAGCAGCCCCTGGTTGGAGAAAATCTCTTCGGGGAAATCCAGCCAAAGATACTCCTGGCTGGGCCAGGCCGGGCTGATCCACGCGATCTGTTCCCAGCGGTAATGGGGCCGCCACTCACCCGGCAGAATCCGAATACCCTTGGCGTGGGTTTCGTAGGTGTCTTTGACCTTCTGTGCACCAGCCGCAGGTTGACAGCAAACCGGAAGGCTGCCGCCGATGGCGACGAATGCAGTGGTGAGGCCGGCTGATTTCAAAAACGCGCGGCGTGTGAGGTTTTCTGGATTTGCATTGGTTTTCATAAAGCCGTTTGTGCTTCGGCAATCTGGAATTCCCTCAAATGGCGAAGATTTGGAGCGAACTGGAGCGCCGGTTTGCAACCGGCTCTGGATGTTCCGCCCGCCAGAAACGGGTGGATACCGTCGCCAGTTGCAGCGAAACCTGACGACAGTCAATAGGTGGCTCAATCATGTTCAATGGGCGGCACGAATTTCACGTAGTTTTGTTGTTCACGGCAAGAGAAAAATACTGGGGCTCCGCTTGTAACACGGAGGACATCGCGCTCTGGGGAAGGCATACGAGGAGTGATGAAAGATGATTGACTTTCCAAAGATCAACCGGCATCTACTCTCCGGCTTTGCAGCCGAAGCCGGACGAATTGGACGACTGGTCGGCGTTGTGGAAAAAGGCTCGTCACCTCGTCAGACCTTGCTCGGCTGACGGTTTGGCAGATGGAAGCCGATGACCCAGTGGCGCAGCGATTAAATGCTTGGTAGATGATCGAGCAAATACTAAAACTACAACTGTGAGCCATCCTCTCAAATTACTTCGCCCCTGGCTGGCAGCGCTGACCGGTTTGCTGGCGATTATCCCCGCGCCGTTTGCATTGGCGCTCGAACCGATTCCCGACAAGCTCGTCGTGCTCACGTTCGATGATTCCGTGGCTTCGCAGTATTCGGTCGTCCGTCCGCTGCTCAAGCGGTACAAGTTTTCCGCCACGTTTTTCATCACCGAGGGTTTTACGTTCCCGACGAACAAGACGGATTACCTGACCTGGGAGCAGATCGCCGAGTTGCACAAGGATGGTTTTGAAATCGGCAATCACACTCGCGACCACGCCAGCGCGACCGCGAAAAATTTTGAGCGACTGCCTGAGCAAATCGAGGCCATCAACGCCCGTTGCCGGGAGCACGGCATTCCGCGTCCGACGAGTTTCGGATATCCGGGGAACAAGATCGATCCCGGCGCGCTGCCCATCCTCAAAAAACTCGGATTCCGCTTTGCCCGTCGCGGTGGGGCGCCGGAGTATCCGTACGAAGGCGGGCGCGGCTTCGCCTATGAACCGGGGGTTGACCATCCATTGTTGATTCCTTCGGCGGGTGACGCGCGGCCTTACTGGACACTTGAGGATTTCCAGCGCGCGGCGCAACAGGCAAAGCATGGCAAGATCGCCGTGCTTCAGTTCCACGGCGTGCCGGACAACGAACATCCCTGGGTCAACACTCCGCCTGAACTGTTTGCCCAATACATGAAATATCTTCACGAGAATGGCTACCAAGCGATCGCGCTGCGCGACCTGGCCCGGTACGTGGACGCCGATAACGCACCCGCCGATTCCTTCGCCATCATCGAGAAGCGCAAAGCCGCGCGCCCCGAAACGCTGGTCAAAGGCGAAGTGCTCGACGCAGATACTGGCCGTCCCGTGGCGGCTCACATTCACGTTCAGGATGAACACGGGGCATGGCATCGGCCTTTCACCACCGCGAACCCAGACCCCGCTGCCCGAAACGAAAAAGGAAACCCGGGCGGCACAAATGCCCCGGCGATGCCCCCGACGCTCTCGGCCGAAACGTTCGCCGTTTTCCTGGTGCCGGGCCGCTACACCGTCACGGTCGAGCGCGGCAAAGAATATCAGCCTCTCAAGCGCGAAATAGTGGTGGGCAAAGAGGCGCTCGAATTGAAATTGCCGCTGCGCCACTGAACCGGCCTGGCCTGACTGGGTTGGTATTCGGGCGACAGACATGTTCACCGCACGGTAGCGGAATTGCCAAATCTCCTGCTGGCCGAAGACCTGAACGTCGCCTTCATGCTAACAAAAGCCGTTCCGTTCGAGCACGCCATATAGCAAGACTTCTCCGTCCTAGCTTGGAAGCGAGACGATTTCGAGTCTAGGTGGCGCGATGTCCACACGCAGCTCGGTTGAATCCGAAGTATCAGATGCCTTCCGGGAGACCTCAGCGTAGTCGCCGCCAAACAGAAAACCATTTCGCAACCACGCCATCCGATTCCAGCGGCGGGAGCGTCACGCGGCGGAAGCCGCGTTCGCAATGGACGAGGACGCACTCGTGGTCGCGGAGATTGCGGAGCTTGTGCGGCTTGATTTTGTGTTCCTCGGTTTCGGAATAATTCACGTTGCGCTTGCCGGCGCTGAATCCCCATGAGCGTTTCACGACGCGCTTCTTGCCGATAAAGTCGGCGGCGCGGAAAATCAAACGGTTGCGCAGGTTTAAGGTGAGCACTTTTGCTTTGTCGTTGCCCAATGGTGGCACAAGCGAAGTCGTGCTCTGCGCTGCTGCGACTACTGTTGCACCCGCCTCGCGGATCACGTCCACGCAATTGTAATCGCTTGTTCCATCCTCACTGGCCGTCATGAATCGCTGCGCTTCGTCGGCCCAGAGGATGAGCAGATTGTTTTGGGCGCGGTCGGCCTTCGCTTTGTCGAAGCGACGCAACGCGTGATTGTAGTAAAGCACGGCCTCGTCGAACTCCTCGTCGAAGTTGGGCTGTTCGTTGTTCGACATGGGGATTACTTCGCCGGCAATAGCAGGTCAGCGACGGATTCAATCTCGCCGTAGAGCTTCCGCTGCCAGGTTTGGAGTCGTTGACGGTCCAGCAAGCCGAAGGAGGGATGCTTGGTCGCCGCCGTGATCGTCAAATTCCCCCCGTTGAGTGCTTCAACCAGCCAATCCTGCAAACGAGACATGGCGATTTCCCGTCCACCGAGTTTGTCTTTGAGTTGCAAGCGCACTTCAGAGGACTCGAACAAAGCGAAGCTGTCGCTGTGCGCGGCGTTGCGAATCACGACATAGTTGCACTTCTTGCCGAACTGGTCGGCGAGGCGCTGCACTTGGTCCACGCTGTCCGATTCGTGGTTCACCGGCACGACGAGCGTGAGCGTCGCGCCCATTGCGGACAACACGGCGGGCAGGTCAATCTCGGCAAAATAGTCAATGAATAGGTCGGTGGACGCCGCACGGCAGTCCATTACGACCAAGTTCGCCTTTTCCAGCGCGGAGAAGATGCCGTCGAGTTCACGGCGGTGGTCCAAGTCAAGAAATCGCGTGTCCGGGTGAAACCGCTTCAACGTCGAGTTTTCGTTGTCGGAATCAATTGCGACGTGAGCGATGCCCTTGTCTTTGAAGAACTGGACGAAGTTGACAGCGAAGAAGCTTTTGCCGACACCGCCTTTGCCATTGAGAATGAGGTCGAGACGTTTCATGTGCTTTGAGGTTTGAGCATCCGAACTTGGGCGATGCGTGGGCCACGCGTGCGAGCTGGCGGCGCTTCGTCGCCATTGGAGTTGGAGGACGGTTCTGCCGCTGCGTTGGCTTCGCTGATTGGCATTGGGTGCGAGGCCGTTTCAACCCCATTCGCCGGCGTGGAAGCAGGCGGACGCTTTCGGCCTGGGCGTTTGCGTGGCCGGACGGTTTCTCCAAGCACCTGATGACAAAAAACGGCAATGGCCGTCTTGCTGATTGGCAGACAATGTTGCGTGAGCAGGTCAGCGATGGAGCGATACGACGCGCGCCTCTGTCGCAATTCCGCGATGACATCCCTCGCCGGGAGCAAATCCTGGAACTTCTGTGGACGGCGGGGCGTAAATTCTTCGACCGCCTTGCGAAAGGTGGTTGGATCAAACGTGGACATAAACTGGAATGATTCGGATGTGAACCGGGAAACCGGTAAGCGTTGAGACGGACACGACGATGCTGCGACGTGGATGGCTCTCTGCCTGTCGAGGTTCGTGGACAATTCCGGTCAGTGATGAGGTTGCGGACGTGGACAGTTCGAGCCTGCGGACTGTCTGCGGATAGCGTCCGTTCCGGGGGAATGCCTGTTTGCGAGGCGTTGAGGCCGTTGCGAGTTCGCGGATGCGGACTGTTTGCTGCCGCGCTTGTTGGCGTGGACCGAACACGGATACGCACTGTTCGTGGACACGGACGGGTTGAGTCCGCGCCCTGTATTGGGCCTGTCCGCGTTCGCGGAATTGCCGCGCTTGCGGCCATGAATCACTGACATTGCGCGGCTGTTCTGCGCCTTCACCGCGACTGCTTCGCGGACGCAGAAACCTTAGCGAGCTAAGGAGTAAGGCTTGTCCTGTCTTAAACATGATGACAAACACACTGTTTCTTTTGCTCCAACAACTCGTCGCGCCAGTTCTTCAGTTGCGTGGCGACAGTTTCAATGCGGGTGGTCTGTTCAATCGCGCCCACTTCGATGCGCCCGGCGTAGTGAGCAGCTAACATCCGCCAACTCCGCTCTCCATTCCAAGCGAATGCACTCCGCGGAAGGAAACTGCTTTTGCCCAGTCTCCATTTGCTTATTCGAGCAACAAGAGAATGCACATACCCACAATTGTCGTCAGAATGGTGACCGGAATACCGTACCGGGCGTAGTCCCAAAAGCCGAATTGCACGTGCTTGCGTGCCGATTCGATAACGATGATGTTGGCGACAGAGCCAAGGATCGTGAGGTTGCCTGCGAACGTCGTAGCCAGAGCCATGACTTTCCACATCAATTCAGGATGGGTGAAATTGTTCATCCATTTCGCTGCCAAAAGGACGAATGGAACGTTCGAAAAAACGTTCGAGCCAAGTGCCGAAAACCACGCGAAGTTCCAACTCTGACTTGCCGCAGAAGATCCAAAGACGCCGTGAATGTGCTGATAAATTTGGTCGGGCAGCCCTGTACTGTCCAGTGATTCCACCACGACGAATAACCCGGCGAAGAAAACCAATAAATGCCAGTCCACGAGCTTCAGTACTTCGTGGGTGTCGCGTCGGCCCAACACCATCAACACTGCTCCCCCAGCCAGCGCGGTCCACGACAGATTGAGACCTGCAATGAAACTCGCGAACACGAGCACGAGGACAGTGCATGTCAACAGCAGGAGTGAGCGATCCACTTTGGCTGGTTCAGCCTCCGGGCGGTGAAGCATAGCGCGGCCCAGGATTTTGCGAAAACCGATCCGCAGAATGACGTACTCGACCAACAGCCCGACGACAGCGGTCGGCAAAAGCGATACGGAGAACCGTAGAAAAGGGATGTCGGAGAGATGGCCAATGATCATATTCTGGGGATTTCCAACAAGCGTCGCCACGCTGCCGATATTGACACTCTTTGCCAGAGCCAACAAATAAGGCGGCAGGGGCAGGTTGCCACGACCGATGACTGTCACAACGAGCGGTGTGAGCATGAGGCAAACAGCGTCATTGACAAGCAACGCCGATAGAATTCCTGAAGCCAAGAGCAGATATAACAGCAGGGATTGCGGTGTCTTGGCGTGATGCAAAATCCAGTGCGCGGCCCAATCGAAGAATCCCGCCAGAAACAAATACGCGGAGATAAGCATCATTCCTAGCAGCAACACCAGCGTATCATAGTCCACATAGCGATAAGCCTGCTGAGGAGTTACGACTCCGCAAGCAACCATCAGCACCGTGCCCAACAGGGCTGCCGCCGGCCGGTTCAGCGGTAATATCTTCAGACTCCGCCCGCTGATGAGCAGATACGTGATGCAAAAGATGATGATGGCCAGGACTTCTTTCTCGGCTGCTTTCACAAATGTTTAACCGGTTTCTCCGTTGCCCGGCGGTCGTGCCGGTTTCTCGCGATTCCACCAATGAGCCAATCTGTCAGCCTGACAGCGGCATTTTCGCTCGTGATGTAATTGCCAACACTGCCGGATGCGTGAGCTTGCGCTCCGGCGTGATCGCATAGAATTGTTGCTTGCATTCATCCGTTCGCCCGATGGTGCGAAAACCGAAGCGTGCGACGATTTCCTTCACGACAATCGTCGGTACTGTCATGAACCCCAAGCCGTGTAGTGCGAGCACATTCACCAAGGCTGGGTCGTAGAATTCTCCGACCAGACGCGGGCGAACGCCCACGCCATGAAACCACTTTTCCAGCGAACGCCGCAATCCTGTGTTCGACATCGGCAATAGTGCGGGCGCTCCATTCAACGACTTCGGAAAACCGCGCCGGAGTTTCGCGGCCAGTTGTGGCACTGCGCAGAAGGTCACGCCGGATTCGCCCAGAAAATGGTTGAAGACATTCGTGGTGACTCCGCTGGAGGCTGGTTCGTCCGCCAGCACAAGGTCGAGCCGATATGAAGCCAATTCCACGAGCATGTCGGACACGCTGGTTTCCCAGCAGGAGACCTGCACCGGCTGCGGAAGGCGAAAAACAGGCTCGATGATGTGGTAAGCAACCAGTTTCGGCAGCGCATCGGCGACTCCGAGATTCACCCGCAACGGGCGCGATGTGGGCCGCTGTTTAACCGCGCTCAACAAGTCCTGTCCGAGTGAAAAAATTTCCTCCGCATAGCTCAATACCTGTTGGCCTGCATCCGTGAGGGCAAGATTGCGACCGGCCCGTCGAAACAATTTTCCACCGAGCATCCCTTCGAGTGCCTGAATCTGCGCGCTGATGGTGGGTTGCGAGACGTGGAGCTTGGCTGCGGCCTTGGTCAGGCCTCCTTCTTTCGCGACGGTCCAGAAGTAACGCAAGTGGTGATAATTCAGAAATTCCACCATTCACGTTCTTTCACTTAAACCTAAAAGTCCAATCGAGAAATCGTATTGGTCTAAGCCTCGTTCGAGCGAGAAGTTTGGAGCGATGGAAAACGTGTCCCCGGAAACAGGGGACTAACGAAGCGAACGAAACTATGAAACACATCAAGCGCATTGTGGTAATCGTCGTGGGCGGGACAGTGCTGGCTATCGGCGTCGCGTTCATCGTGTTGCCCGGCCCGGCGTTCATCGTGATTCCGTTCGGGTTGGCGATTCTTGCGGTTGAATTTGCATGGGCGCGGCGATGGCTGCACAAAGCCCGCGAACTGCTCCAAAGAAGGGGCGGAGCCGTTGAGCAAAAGGAGGTCGCATGATGACGTCGAACTCCATGAAAATTCAGTTCCACATTCGCGGTCTCAATATCAACGCCGGTTCACGCCGTTGGCTGGAGCAATCCCTCGGACGATTGCAGAGCCTCATTTCGATCACGGCCGCTGCGGTGGTGCTGGAACATCGGCGGGACGAAGCCCCGCCTTTCCGCTCGTTCGTTTCGTTGGCCGTGCCCGGACCGGACATCCACGCCGAAGCCCACGACCACACGGCGGAAGCGGCCTGGCTCAAAGTCACCGCAGACCTGCGCCAGCAAATTGTGGAGCGCAAAGGCAGTCAACAACTCCGGCGCAAGGGCCGTCGCCAGCATCCGTTAACGGCCAGTCCCTGGTGCGGTGCGCCGGTCGCTGGCCGGGCTTGAGGCCCGGTTAATCGTCGCGGCAAGAACAAACAAACGAGAAAGGTCAAAACATGAAGAACGGAACGAAAAAGAACGGAACGAACGGCAGAACCGATGACAAGCCCGGACCGAAGCGGATTCATTTTGAATTCACTTCGCCGACCGCCGAATCAGTTGCCATCGCCGGCACGTTTAATGAGTGGAAGCCGAGCGCAACTCCGATGATCGCTCTGGGCGAAGGCCGCTGGGCGAAGGACTTGGCCTTACCGCCCGGCGACTACGAGTATTGCCTGGTGGTGGACGGCCAATGGACGCCCGATCCGCAAGTTACGGAGACCGTGCCCAATCCATTCGGCGGCGTGAACTCGGTTCGCAAGGTGGGCAACGGCGTCTGATTGCCGCAGACCACGCAGATTACCTGGGAAGGTTTGCGAGCTTCGCGTCGCCAGCGGTAGTTAGATTCGTCTGCGGCTGGACGGCAAAGGTCACACATGAACACCAACGAAATTCCGATGACGATCTTGCAACTGGCCGCCGTGCCGTTGTTGGTGCTGCTCAATGGCTTTTTCGTCGCGGCGGAGTTCGCCTTGGTCAAAATCCGCGATACCCAACTCGAAACCCTCGTGTCAAAAGGACATCGTCGGGCGAAGGTGGCGCGGCGCATTGTGCGAAATCTCGACGCGGCCCTCAGCTCCACTCAACTTGGCATCACGCTCGCCAGCCTGGGCCTCGGCTGGGTGGGCAAACCGGTGTTCGCGTCCCTGTTAGCGCCGGTGTTGAAATACTTCAACGTTGATCCGGCGCAAGCGGACTGGCTTGCCTTCGCGGTCGGCTTCACAATTATCACCTTCCTGCACATTGTCGTGGGGGAACTCGCGCCCAAATAGTTGGCCATTCAAAAGCCACTAGCGACCTCCCTGTGGGTCGCGACACCGCTGCAATGGTTTTACAAACTCTTTTATCCCGTCATCTGGCTTCTCAACCACGCTGCGTTCTGGCTGCTGCGCCGCTGCGGGCTTCAACCAGTCAGCGAAACTGAGTTGGTCCACTCCGAGGAGGAAATCCGCCTGATCATCGGCCAATCGCGACGCCACACCAACGGCCCGACACTGGGACAGGACATCGCGCTGAATGCCTTCGGGCTGCGGCTGCGGCACGCGCGGGAAGTGATGCGTCCACGCCACGAAATTGTCGGGTTGGATACAGAAGCCACCGTGGCCGAGTGTTTGGCCTTGGCTCAGCAAACACGTTATTCGCGCTTTCCGCTGTGTGAAGGCGGCGATTTGGACAAGACGCTCGGCGTAATCAACTCCAAGGACATCGTCGCCTTGCGGCACGAGGCCAAATCTGGCCGTGACCTGGTCAAGGTTGCCCGCAAGATCATCTTCGTCCCGGAAACTGCCCGATTGGAAAAACTGTTGAGCCTCTTTCTTCAACGCAAACAGCACTTCGCGATCGTCGTGGACGAATACGGCGGCACACTTGGGCTGGTGACTCTGGAAAACGTTCTGGAGGAACTGGTCGGACCGATTGAAGATGAATTCGATCAGGAAGAACCGCTCATCCGACGAATGGGCGAGGACACTTGGGAACTGAACGGATCGTTGCCCACGCACAAATTGGGTGAGTTGATCGGCACACAATTGGACGCCACCGGCGACGTAAGCACTGTGTCAGGATTGATGACGCGGCACTTGGGCCGATTTTCACGAGTCGGCGACTCCGTGACGTTTGGCACATGGGAATTGCGGGTCGAAGAAATGACCGGGACTCGGGTAGTGCGATTCAACCTAACCCGGCGGGCCGAGACTGATGAACCCACTCTCTCCGAAACCGTCACGCTCGTCGCCGAGCCGACCGATCTAGGCCCAACGAAGCCTGGCGCTGGGCAACGCCAATTGCTTTCGACCCGAAAGTGAATTTGTGGGGCATCCGCCTCGCAGGACGCGCCGGTCTGCGATTGGCCATCGGGCCGCACACTAAATATGGATTGGAAGCGGCGGTTCTGAATCTTTCGCGAGCGCGGGCTTGACCAACTTCTCACTTCCTTCATATCGTCAGCGCGTCAGTATCGGAAACCGATAACATGCGAAGACATGATTGACCGCGATTTCATGCGGGGTTTTGCGAAGCTCTACACGCTCTGGCGGGCATCCAAGGGCGAGGTTTACGGCCTGGAAATCATGCAGGAGATGCGCGGCCTCGGTTTCAATCTGAGTCCCGGAACGCTTTATCCCACCTTGCGTGCGTTGCTGGAAGAAAAAGATGTGAAGGTGACGAATCGCATTGTGAACGGAAAGGTCCGCAAATGTTACCGCGCCACGGCGAAGGGCCGGAAGGAAGTCGAGGAAGTCATCGAACGGTTGTCGTTTCTAATGCGGAAAGTGTTTCGCTGAACTATGGGCAGACTCGCAAATCGAACCAGTATTGCCACACTGACGCTCCTGTTGGCGTTGGCGTCTGGCTGTGTTCACTACAAGCCGAAGCCGCTCGCGCCGACTCAGTTCATCAGTAATCTCGAATCACGCACGCTCACCGATGGAGGCTTGCGAGCGTTCATCGAGACGAATGCACCGGAGGCCGCGAAGGATTGGCCGCGCCGGTCGTGGGATTTGTCCACGCTCACGCTGGTTGCGTTTTACTTTCATCCAAGCCTCGACGTGGCGCGGGCAAACGTCGGCGTGGCGGAGGCGGGCGTCATCACGGCGGGTGGGCGGCCCAATCCGGCCTTGTCATGGTCGCCGCAATACAGCGCCAATTCTCCCGGCGGTGTCTCGCCGTGGACGCTTGGATTCAATCTCGACATCCCGATTGAGACGGCAGGCAAACGCGGGTATCGCATCGCGCACGCGAAACAACTCACCGAAGCGGCGCGGCTGAAAATCGCCGAGACGGGTTGGAAGGTGCGGAGCGCCGTTCGCGCGGCGCTCTTGGAACACTTGCTGACGCGACGTGACATCGAATTGCTGCACACCGAAATCACCGCCCGCTCGAACGTGGTTCAATTGATGGAGCGGCGGTTTGCCGTCGGCGAAGTGTCGCGCACGGAAGTGGACGCGGCGCGGACGCAACTGGTGCAAACGCGCGTGGCCCTGCGGGCGGCGGAGGGGCGCGTGCAG contains these protein-coding regions:
- a CDS encoding HPF/RaiA family ribosome-associated protein, coding for MKIQFHIRGLNINAGSRRWLEQSLGRLQSLISITAAAVVLEHRRDEAPPFRSFVSLAVPGPDIHAEAHDHTAEAAWLKVTADLRQQIVERKGSQQLRRKGRRQHPLTASPWCGAPVAGRA
- a CDS encoding PadR family transcriptional regulator — its product is MIDRDFMRGFAKLYTLWRASKGEVYGLEIMQEMRGLGFNLSPGTLYPTLRALLEEKDVKVTNRIVNGKVRKCYRATAKGRKEVEEVIERLSFLMRKVFR
- a CDS encoding TolC family protein; the encoded protein is MGRLANRTSIATLTLLLALASGCVHYKPKPLAPTQFISNLESRTLTDGGLRAFIETNAPEAAKDWPRRSWDLSTLTLVAFYFHPSLDVARANVGVAEAGVITAGGRPNPALSWSPQYSANSPGGVSPWTLGFNLDIPIETAGKRGYRIAHAKQLTEAARLKIAETGWKVRSAVRAALLEHLLTRRDIELLHTEITARSNVVQLMERRFAVGEVSRTEVDAARTQLVQTRVALRAAEGRVQESRVAIATALGVTPSAVESASFDWPDLEKLPGEQSLSVETVQTAGLLNRLDVRGALADYAATERALQLEIARQYPDVHLQPGYTFDRGENRFAFGLSVELPVLNQNQGPIAEATARREKAAADFLALQAQIIGELHKARAQFQAALAELKEVETSLTELQDRTEKLTRRAVELGEADRLALASVQLQRLLVARARLNALRRAQTALGALEDAVQRPLAPATALPAVPLMQHREAKESK
- a CDS encoding LysR family transcriptional regulator — encoded protein: MEFLNYHHLRYFWTVAKEGGLTKAAAKLHVSQPTISAQIQALEGMLGGKLFRRAGRNLALTDAGQQVLSYAEEIFSLGQDLLSAVKQRPTSRPLRVNLGVADALPKLVAYHIIEPVFRLPQPVQVSCWETSVSDMLVELASYRLDLVLADEPASSGVTTNVFNHFLGESGVTFCAVPQLAAKLRRGFPKSLNGAPALLPMSNTGLRRSLEKWFHGVGVRPRLVGEFYDPALVNVLALHGLGFMTVPTIVVKEIVARFGFRTIGRTDECKQQFYAITPERKLTHPAVLAITSRAKMPLSG
- a CDS encoding PGPGW domain-containing protein, translated to MKHIKRIVVIVVGGTVLAIGVAFIVLPGPAFIVIPFGLAILAVEFAWARRWLHKARELLQRRGGAVEQKEVA
- a CDS encoding polysaccharide deacetylase family protein, producing MLAIIPAPFALALEPIPDKLVVLTFDDSVASQYSVVRPLLKRYKFSATFFITEGFTFPTNKTDYLTWEQIAELHKDGFEIGNHTRDHASATAKNFERLPEQIEAINARCREHGIPRPTSFGYPGNKIDPGALPILKKLGFRFARRGGAPEYPYEGGRGFAYEPGVDHPLLIPSAGDARPYWTLEDFQRAAQQAKHGKIAVLQFHGVPDNEHPWVNTPPELFAQYMKYLHENGYQAIALRDLARYVDADNAPADSFAIIEKRKAARPETLVKGEVLDADTGRPVAAHIHVQDEHGAWHRPFTTANPDPAARNEKGNPGGTNAPAMPPTLSAETFAVFLVPGRYTVTVERGKEYQPLKREIVVGKEALELKLPLRH
- a CDS encoding anion transporter; translated protein: MKAAEKEVLAIIIFCITYLLISGRSLKILPLNRPAAALLGTVLMVACGVVTPQQAYRYVDYDTLVLLLGMMLISAYLFLAGFFDWAAHWILHHAKTPQSLLLYLLLASGILSALLVNDAVCLMLTPLVVTVIGRGNLPLPPYLLALAKSVNIGSVATLVGNPQNMIIGHLSDIPFLRFSVSLLPTAVVGLLVEYVILRIGFRKILGRAMLHRPEAEPAKVDRSLLLLTCTVLVLVFASFIAGLNLSWTALAGGAVLMVLGRRDTHEVLKLVDWHLLVFFAGLFVVVESLDSTGLPDQIYQHIHGVFGSSAASQSWNFAWFSALGSNVFSNVPFVLLAAKWMNNFTHPELMWKVMALATTFAGNLTILGSVANIIVIESARKHVQFGFWDYARYGIPVTILTTIVGMCILLLLE